Proteins from one Drosophila gunungcola strain Sukarami chromosome 3R, Dgunungcola_SK_2, whole genome shotgun sequence genomic window:
- the LOC128266645 gene encoding sodium-coupled monocarboxylate transporter 1, with protein sequence MTKTLRREHKITIIPDRMPSATTIASGVSGASQDLRFGLTDYVVFVIMLGASAGIGVYFGFFSKTKNTTEEYLRGGKKMQTLPIAISLVASQLSGIAIMSIPAESYTYGFNYIFVVLAMIVVIPILIYIIVPVFYENNVSNCYEYLEMRFNKRTRQLVTATFVMNSFLMLPVYMFIPSLAFAQVTGMNIHVINVMVSSICIFYTMLGGIKAVVWTDVVQGAIMLLSVVAVGVLGTIRSGGVSTVIENASEGGRLNFDFGLDPRIRMTFWSATMGGIFMWTGHIGLNQSCVQRIVSLPSYTHAKKSLIIAGLGFLIISFFNTISGIIMFARYHGCDPMIAGLVSKPDKMMPFFVQDIMGHLAGMPGVFISCVFSAALSSLSATLNSLAGVVYFDYIKPRIRHTEARANWAMKLIVVVMGGYCILGGFMVQNFNSILQTVVTITGINTGAVVGVFLLGMFVPRCNAKTAVTSIIFSVVAMVWVIANGQINFKSGLIKYEPLPNSLDQCEARGLHMIADVVNKTDFSPVTMKPPSGGAVTTAFRSDRDFSLYDISFYWYKVLGTALIFLWAVPMSYICRPNKHEKQNPKMYSPFVRKFLTLPEADQELEEVPLRGEIPHLRLDLGEKENKAGLEH encoded by the exons ATGACAAAAACCTTACGTCGAGAGCATAAAATCACCATAATTCCAGACAGGATGCCCAGTGCTACCACTATAGCTAGTGGCGTTTCCGGCGCTTCGCAGGACTTAAGGTTTGGCCTCACGGACTATGTGGTCTTCGTCATCATGCTGGGCGCTTCTGCAGGCATTGGAGTCTACTTTGGATTCTTCTCAAAGACCAAGAACACTACGGAGGAGTACCTGCGAGGCGGGAAGAAGATGCAGACCCTGCCCATTGCCATATCTCTGGTGGCCAG TCAATTATCTGGCATTGCCATCATGTCCATACCTGCGGAAAGCTATACTTATGGATTCAACTACATATTCGTGGTTTTGGCCATGATTGTGGTGATTCCTATTTTAATCTACATCATTGTGCCTGTTTTCTACGAGAACAATGTTTCCAATTGCTATGAG TATTTGGAGATGAGGTTTAACAAGCGAACCCGACAGTTGGTGACCGCCACCTTCGTTATGAACTCGTTCCTGATGCTGCCGGTTTACATGTTTATTCCATCTTTAGCCTTTGCCCAGG TGACTGGTATGAATATCCATGTCATCAACGTAATGGTCTCCTCCATCTGCATTTTCTATACGATGCTGGGAGGGATCAAGGCGGTGGTTTGGACGGATGTCGTTCAGGGGGCAATTATGCTTTTGTCCGTGGTCGCCGTGGGAGTTTTGGGCACCATCCGATCGGGAGGCGTATCCACTGTTATAGAAAATGCCTCTGAAGGCGGTCGCCTTAACTTTGA CTTTGGTTTGGATCCTCGCATTCGCATGACTTTCTGGAGCGCCACAATGGGAGGAATTTTTATGTGGACGGGTCACATTGGCCTAAATCAAAGCTGTGTGCAGCGCATCGTTTCCCTGCCGTCGTACACCCATGCCAAAAA ATCCCTGATTATTGCTGGACTGGGTTTCCTAATCATCAGTTTCTTCAACACTATCTCGGGTATAATTATGTTTGCACGCTACCATGGATGTGATCCAATGATAGCTGGT CTGGTCAGCAAGCCGGACAAAATGATGCCGTTCTTTGTGCAGGACATCATGGGTCACCTGGCCGGAATGCCGGGTGTGTTCATCTCCTGCGTGTTTAGTGCCGCCCTCAGTTCGCTTTCGGCAACATTGAACTCCCTGGCCGGAGTGGTGTACTTCGACTACATAAAGCCCCGTATCCGGCACACGGAGGCCCGAGCCAACTGGGCCATGAAGCTGATTGTTGTGGTGATGGGCGGCTACTGCATCCTGGGCGGCTTCATGGTGCAGAACTTCAACTCCATTCTGCAAACGGTGGTCACCATCACCGGTATCAACACGGGCGCTGTGGTGGGGGTGTTCCTGCTCGGGATGTTTGTGCCCCGCTGCAATGCCAAGACGGCTGTAACCAGTATTATCTTCAGTGTGGTCGCCATGGTTTGGGTCATTGCCAATGGGCAGATAAACTTCAAATCCGGCCTGATTAAGTACGAGCCCTTGCCGAATTCGCTGGATCAGTGCGAAGCCCGTGGTCTGCACATGATTGCGGATGTAGT CAACAAGACTGACTTCTCTCCCGTCACAATGAAGCCGCCTTCTGGAGGAGCAGTGACCACAGCCTTCCGCAGCGATCGGGACTTCTCCCTTTACGACATCTCTTTCTATTGGTACAAGGTTCTGGGTACCGCTCTGATCTTCCTGTGGGCAGTGCCAATGAGTTACATCTGTCGACCGAATAAACACGAAAAACAGAATCCGAAGATGTACTCGCCCTTCGTGAGGAAGTTCCTCACTCTGCCTGAGGCGGATCAGGAACTGGAGGAGGTGCCTCTGCGAGGTGAGATTCCCCACCTCCGGTTAGATCTTGgcgaaaaggaaaacaaagcTGGTCTCGAACACTAA
- the LOC128266373 gene encoding aspartic and glutamic acid-rich protein isoform X2: MSEATVAQKPEAVEIEEGTAGDEKKTPKRTPKRRSFIERAQQESEELVRTMGGNLDVAGGRRTRSSTRGTPTRTTDAVTPPPSKKARTSPASATKASTGKGRGARKLDVGGEPEQEPEKAAAKKEKKEAKKEEKAAEEDEPEEEAEEELAEPKAEVGTKPDETEDQPDAVPSVSEEKQNHVDADKTSTEEPEKSAEEVPKVKEPSKPSEDASENGATDTTTVSAMDVDEEEHLAVKESVKVAEMKSEKKPEDPVAVAVEEEPKVQTEPVKEASPEPMEVDASSKSSSNTAQVETPATEEVSAAPEPEAAVEATESSNDVEELATEVKETVPEVPNSEAKEAESAEDVKESSIPVAESKESDISKETKEIVNSVEPKEVKSTTDESVTPVAAEDTATPATNDVSKPVEADVSLAKAAESPAKDSQIVSEVKKTEINVNGEPKIVNSAAEVGENATPKVCN; the protein is encoded by the exons ATGTCGGAGGCAACTGTGGCCCAAAAGCCCGAGGCGGTGGAAATCGAGGAGGGAACGGCGGGGGATGAAAAGAAGACACCC AAACGCACTCCAAAACGACGCTCGTTCATTGAGCGGGCTCAGCAGGAAAGCGAGGAGCTGGTGCGGACGATGGGCGGCAATCTGGATGTGGCAGGGGGACGGCGGACGCGGTCCAGCACTCGAGGAACACCGACCAGGACCACGGATGCGGTGACGCCGCCGCCCAGCAAGAAGGCGCGCACCTCCCCAGCCTCGGCAACAAAGGCCAGCACTGGAAAGGGGCGCGGGGCACGCAAACTGGATGTGGGCGGTGAGCCCGAACAAGAGCCGGAAAAG GCCGCTGCCAAGAAGGAAAAGAAGGAGGCTAAGAAGGAGGAAAAGGCGGCCGAGGAAGATGAGCccgaggaggaggcggaggaagAGCTCGCTGAGCCGAAAGCGGAAGTCGGCACCAAGCCAGACGAGACCGAAGACCAGCCGGATGCTGTGCCCTCAGTTTCGGAGGAGAAGCAGAACCATGTCGATGCAGACAAAACAAGCACTGAAGAGCCCGAGAAGTCAGCCGAAGAGGTGCCAAAAGTGAAGGAGCCATCCAAACCGAGCGAGGATGCTTCTGAGAACGGGGCCACAGACACTACCACTGTTTCTGCCATGGATGTAGACGAAGAAGAGCACTTGGCCGTTAAGGAATCTGTAAAAGTTGCAGAGATGAAATCAGAAAAGAAGCCTGAGGACCCTGTAGCAGTAGCAGTTGAGGAGGAACCAAAGGTACAAACGGAGCCGGTCAAGGAAGCCTCACCAGAGCCCATGGAGGTAGATGCGAGTTCGAAAAGCAGTTCAAACACAGCTCAAGTAGAAACACCAGCCACCGAGGAGGTTTCCGCCGCTCCGGAGCCAGAAGCAGCAGTCGAGGCAACAGAATCAAGCAATGATGTAGAGGAATTGGCCACAGAGGTAAAGGAAACTGTGCCTGAAGTGCCCAATTCCGAAGCCAAGGAAGCAGAGTCTGCGGAAGACGTCAAGGAGTCCAGCATACCGGTGGCTGAGTCCAAGGAATCCGACATCAGCAAAGAGACCAAGGAGATCGTGAATTCTGTGGAACCCAAGGAGGTAAAGAGCACTACGGATGAGAGTGTCACGCCCGTTGCCGCCGAGGATACCGCCACCCCCGCCACCAATGATGTCAGCAAGCCCGTGGAAGCAGATGTCAGCTTGGCAAAGGCAGCCGAGAGTCCTGCCAAGGACTCGCAGATCGTCAGCGAGGTCAAGAAGACCGAAATCAATGTTAATG GTGAGCCCAAAATCGTCAACAGTGCCGCCGAAGTGGGCGAGAATGCAACGCCAAAGGTCTGTAACTAG
- the LOC128266385 gene encoding nucleoside diphosphate kinase, translated as MKLPMLGTILAFFSVILTTMAANKERTFIMVKPDGVQRGLVGKIIQRFEQKGFKLVALKHTWASKELLEKHYADLSARPFFPGLVNYMNSGPVVPMVWEGLNVVKTGRQMLGATNPADSLPGTIRGDFCIQVGRNIIHGSDAVESAEKEIALWFNEKELVTWTPAANDWIYE; from the exons ATGAAGCTACCGATGCTCGGAACCATCTTGGCATTCTTTTCCGTAATTTTGACGACAATGGCGGCTAACAAGGAGCGTACCTTCATCATGGTCAAACCTGATGGAGTCCAGCGAGGACTCGTCGGCAAGATTATCCAGCGATTCGAGCAGAAGGGCTTCAAACTGGTTGCCCTGAAGCACACCTGG GCCTCCAAGGAGCTGCTGGAGAAGCACTACGCCGATCTGTCCGCCCGTCCCTTCTTCCCCGGACTTGTTAACTACATGAACTCCGGCCCCGTGGTGCCCATGGTGTGGGAGGGTCTTAACGTGGTCAAGACCGGTCGTCAGATGCTTGGCGCCACCAACCCCGCCGACTCCCTCCCCGGCACCATCCGCGGCGACTTCTGCATCCAGGTTGGTCGCAACATCATCCACGGCTCCGATGCCGTCGAGTCCGCTGAGAAGGAGATTGCCCTTTGGTTCAACGAGAAGGAGCTGGTCACCTGGACCCCGGCCGCCAACGACTGGATCTACGAATAG
- the LOC128266382 gene encoding uncharacterized protein LOC128266382, whose product MPHQNNKLTEIKTKIRHVIANLQQLQNLSEEEHDFNVEQVEELQRNTTTLLDELDQVPIQKVVGLQTHRKRRRLLDKQKNKRAKCEIKKPEELLLKERKYSVIPPPNSKEKQAEHISLRKQHDAAYILENFDLLEKLCESRGGDSRALSQKLAQMRHVWRRVQEESEGDDHVKESKIAASKEPQWEAVFFGKPSNLLRENKTRFREIRSTWDSYISLGERGSCVPTGWVLPLIKPISQWAAYISET is encoded by the exons ATGCCGCaccaaaacaataaattaactgaaattaaaacaaaaattcggCATGTCATAGCGAATTTACAACAACTCCAGAACCTGAGTGAAGAAGAGCACGACTTCAATGTGGAACAGGTGGAGGAACTGCAGCGCAACACGACAACCCTTCTGGATGAACTTGACCAAGTGCCGATCCAAAAAGTAGTCGGCTTACAAACACATAGAAAACGCCGGCGACTCTTAGATAAACAAAAGAATAAGCGAGCAAAATGTGAAATCAAGAAACCAGAAGAACTTTTGCTCAAAGAACGGAAATATTCCGTAATTCCCCCGCCAAATTCCAAAGAGAAACAAGCGGAGCACATCTCCCTGCGAAAACAACATGATGCAGCCTacattttggaaaactttGATCTTTTGGAAAAACTATGCGAATCTCGGGGAGGAGATTCGAGGGCTCTTAGCCAAAAACTGGCCCAAATGCGACACGTTTGGAGACGGGTCCAGGAGGAGAGTGAAGGTGACGACCATGTCAAAGAGTCCAAGATCGCTGCCTCTAAAGAACCCCAATGGGAGGCAGTTTTCTTTGGCAAACCTTCAAATTTGTTAAGGGAGAATAAGACAAGGTTCCGGGAGATTCG GTCCACCTGGGACTCTTACATAAGCCTTGGAGAGAGAGGTTCCTGTGTTCCCACAGGATGGGTTTTACCTCTCATAAAGCCAATATCTCAGTGGGCAGCCTACATTTCTGAAACTTAA
- the LOC128266379 gene encoding deoxyhypusine hydroxylase, with product MVSQQQIESIGGVLNNKDRPLKERFRALFTLKNIGGGTAIEAISKAFDDESALLKHELAYCLGQMQDAKALNILTKILKDTAQEPMVRHEAAEAMGAIGHPDVLPILEEYKLDPVVEVAETCAIALDRVRWLQSGQKVDDSNPYASVDPSPPTAGDMSVAELKSIYLDAQQSLFDRYRAMFSLRNLRTEDSVLAIAEGLKDSSALFRHEVAFVLGQLQEPCSIPYLQENLENRLENEMVRHECAEALGAIATDDCIKILNRYAEDDKRVVKESCVIALDMCEYENSPEFQYADGLTKLDGTK from the coding sequence ATGGTCTCCCAGCAGCAGATCGAGTCCATCGGAGGAGTCCTGAACAACAAGGATCGCCCGCTAAAGGAGCGTTTTCGGGCCTTGTTTACCCTTAAGAATATAGGAGGGGGAACGGCAATCGAGGCGATCAGCAAAGCCTTTGACGATGAATCAGCGCTGCTCAAACACGAACTGGCCTATTGTTTAGGCCAGATGCAGGATGCCAAAGCCCTAAACATCCTAACCAAGATCCTGAAGGACACCGCTCAGGAGCCGATGGTGCGCCACGAGGCAGCTGAGGCCATGGGAGCCATTGGGCACCCCGATGTGCTGCCCATTCTGGAGGAGTACAAACTGGATCCGGTGGTGGAGGTGGCCGAAACGTGTGCCATCGCTCTGGACCGAGTCCGCTGGCTGCAGAGTGGCCAAAAGGTGGATGACAGCAATCCCTACGCTTCCGTGGACCCTTCACCGCCAACGGCAGGCGACATGAGCGTCGCCGAACTAAAAAGCATCTACCTGGATGCCCAGCAGAGCCTGTTCGATCGCTACAGGGCTATGTTCAGCCTTCGCAATCTGCGCACCGAAGATAGTGTCTTGGCCATCGCCGAAGGACTGAAGGACTCCTCCGCCCTGTTCCGCCACGAGGTGGCCTTCGTCCTCGGCCAGCTGCAGGAGCCCTGCAGCATTCCCTATCTCCAGGAGAACCTGGAGAATCGCCTGGAGAACGAGATGGTGCGCCACGAGTGTGCCGAGGCTCTGGGCGCCATTGCCACAGACGATTGCATCAAGATCTTGAATCGCTATGCGGAGGACGACAAACGCGTGGTCAAGGAGAGCTGCGTCATCGCCTTGGACATGTGCGAGTACGAGAACAGCCCGGAGTTTCAGTACGCCGATGGGCTGACCAAATTGGACGGGACCAAATAA
- the LOC128266373 gene encoding translation initiation factor IF-2 isoform X1: protein MSEATVAQKPEAVEIEEGTAGDEKKTPKRTPKRRSFIERAQQESEELVRTMGGNLDVAGGRRTRSSTRGTPTRTTDAVTPPPSKKARTSPASATKASTGKGRGARKLDVGGEPEQEPEKVQAPGKAAAKKEKKEAKKEEKAAEEDEPEEEAEEELAEPKAEVGTKPDETEDQPDAVPSVSEEKQNHVDADKTSTEEPEKSAEEVPKVKEPSKPSEDASENGATDTTTVSAMDVDEEEHLAVKESVKVAEMKSEKKPEDPVAVAVEEEPKVQTEPVKEASPEPMEVDASSKSSSNTAQVETPATEEVSAAPEPEAAVEATESSNDVEELATEVKETVPEVPNSEAKEAESAEDVKESSIPVAESKESDISKETKEIVNSVEPKEVKSTTDESVTPVAAEDTATPATNDVSKPVEADVSLAKAAESPAKDSQIVSEVKKTEINVNGEPKIVNSAAEVGENATPKVCN from the exons ATGTCGGAGGCAACTGTGGCCCAAAAGCCCGAGGCGGTGGAAATCGAGGAGGGAACGGCGGGGGATGAAAAGAAGACACCC AAACGCACTCCAAAACGACGCTCGTTCATTGAGCGGGCTCAGCAGGAAAGCGAGGAGCTGGTGCGGACGATGGGCGGCAATCTGGATGTGGCAGGGGGACGGCGGACGCGGTCCAGCACTCGAGGAACACCGACCAGGACCACGGATGCGGTGACGCCGCCGCCCAGCAAGAAGGCGCGCACCTCCCCAGCCTCGGCAACAAAGGCCAGCACTGGAAAGGGGCGCGGGGCACGCAAACTGGATGTGGGCGGTGAGCCCGAACAAGAGCCGGAAAAGGTACAGGCACCGGGAAAg GCCGCTGCCAAGAAGGAAAAGAAGGAGGCTAAGAAGGAGGAAAAGGCGGCCGAGGAAGATGAGCccgaggaggaggcggaggaagAGCTCGCTGAGCCGAAAGCGGAAGTCGGCACCAAGCCAGACGAGACCGAAGACCAGCCGGATGCTGTGCCCTCAGTTTCGGAGGAGAAGCAGAACCATGTCGATGCAGACAAAACAAGCACTGAAGAGCCCGAGAAGTCAGCCGAAGAGGTGCCAAAAGTGAAGGAGCCATCCAAACCGAGCGAGGATGCTTCTGAGAACGGGGCCACAGACACTACCACTGTTTCTGCCATGGATGTAGACGAAGAAGAGCACTTGGCCGTTAAGGAATCTGTAAAAGTTGCAGAGATGAAATCAGAAAAGAAGCCTGAGGACCCTGTAGCAGTAGCAGTTGAGGAGGAACCAAAGGTACAAACGGAGCCGGTCAAGGAAGCCTCACCAGAGCCCATGGAGGTAGATGCGAGTTCGAAAAGCAGTTCAAACACAGCTCAAGTAGAAACACCAGCCACCGAGGAGGTTTCCGCCGCTCCGGAGCCAGAAGCAGCAGTCGAGGCAACAGAATCAAGCAATGATGTAGAGGAATTGGCCACAGAGGTAAAGGAAACTGTGCCTGAAGTGCCCAATTCCGAAGCCAAGGAAGCAGAGTCTGCGGAAGACGTCAAGGAGTCCAGCATACCGGTGGCTGAGTCCAAGGAATCCGACATCAGCAAAGAGACCAAGGAGATCGTGAATTCTGTGGAACCCAAGGAGGTAAAGAGCACTACGGATGAGAGTGTCACGCCCGTTGCCGCCGAGGATACCGCCACCCCCGCCACCAATGATGTCAGCAAGCCCGTGGAAGCAGATGTCAGCTTGGCAAAGGCAGCCGAGAGTCCTGCCAAGGACTCGCAGATCGTCAGCGAGGTCAAGAAGACCGAAATCAATGTTAATG GTGAGCCCAAAATCGTCAACAGTGCCGCCGAAGTGGGCGAGAATGCAACGCCAAAGGTCTGTAACTAG
- the LOC128266369 gene encoding sodium-coupled monocarboxylate transporter 2, with protein MTSSASVLASTVATSTTAVLEDLRFSLTDYLVFSLLLSASAGIGVYFGFFSKAKNTTEEYLRGGKKMPTLPVAISLVSSQLSGVAMMSVPAETYSFGFNMMFVTWAMVLAVPVLIYVIVPVFYDNNVSNCYEYLEMRFSKRTRQLVTITFIFNQFLMLPVYMFVPSLAFSQVTGYNIHVINTVVSSICVFYTMLGGIKAVVWTDVVQGGVMLISVVLVAILGTSNTGGLANVLENASEGGRLDMNFGLDPRLRLTFISGMASGLLMWTGKVGLDQSCVQRIVSMPSYGHAKRCLVMAGIGFLLVMSFTCFAGIIMFAYYYGCDPIQAGLVTKPDKLMPFFIQDIMGHLMGMPGVFISCVFSASLSSLSASLNSFAGVVYFDYIKPRINHTEAKANATMKMVIVAMGAYCILGGFVVQNFNSIIQTMWTITGINMGAVVGVFLLGMFVPRCNAKVAVTGIAFSVLAMLWIIINGQMNFKSGLVKYEPLPNGLDRCEARNFQVILNAINNNLTRIPTTPIPSLEAPKQVTTAFNSNRDFSIYDISFYWYKVLGALLVFVWAIPMSFVWPLDKDEKQNPKLFSPFVRNWLNQPGPAFELEELPLKTPLSDEQIKDNDKGIATEA; from the exons ATGACAAGCAGTGCCAGCGTTTTGGCCAGTACAGTGGCCACTTCCACGACGGCCGTCCTGGAGGATCTTCGCTTCAGCCTCACGGACTACTTGGTCTTTTCTCTGTTGCTGAGCGCGTCGGCCGGAATCGGGGTGTATTTCGGATTTTTCTCCAAGGCCAAGAATACCACGGAGGAGTACCTTCGAGGTGGCAAGAAGATGCCCACTCTGCCGGTGGCCATTTCCCTGGTCTCGAG CCAACTTTCCGGGGTAGCGATGATGTCCGTTCCGGCAGAGACTTACTCCTTTGGATTCAACATGATGTTCGTAACCTGGGCCATGGTATTGGCAGTTCCTGTTCTTATATATGTCATTGTGCCCGTGTTTTACGATAATAATGTATCAAACTGCTACGAG TACCTAGAGATGCGATTCAGCAAAAGGACCCGACAACTTGTGACCATTACGTTCATATTCAATCAATTCCTGATGCTTCCAGTATATATGTTTGTTCCATCGCTGGCCTTTTCCCAAG tCACCGGCTACAACATTCACGTGATCAACACGGTAGTTTCGTCCATCTGCGTCTTTTACACGATGCTGGGGGGGATCAAGGCGGTGGTTTGGACCGATGTCGTTCAGGGAGGTGTAATGTTGATCTCAGTAGTCTTGGTGGCCATTTTGGGCACCTCGAATACAGGTGGTTTGGCCAATGTTCTGGAGAATGCTTCTGAGGGTGGTCGTTTGGATATGAA CTTTGGTTTAGATCCACGCCTGCGTCTAACCTTCATTAGTGGAATGGCGAGCGGACTTTTAATGTGGACGGGCAAAGTTGGCCTAGACCAGAGCTGCGTTCAGAGAATTGTGTCCATGCCCTCTTATGGGCATGCCAAGAGGTGCCTTGTCATGGCCGGAATCGGTTTCCTGCTTGTCATGTCCTTCACCTGCTTTGCTGGCATCATCATGTTTGCCTACTATTACGGTTGCGATCCTATTCAGGCCGGG CTGGTCACCAAGCCGGACAAGCTGATGCCCTTCTTCATCCAAGACATTATGGGCCATTTGATGGGCATGCCTGGCGTATTTATCTCCTGCGTGTTTAGTGCCTCACTGAGTTCTCTTTCCGCCAGTCTTAATTCATTCGCCGGAGTGGTGTACTTCGATTACATAAAACCGAGAATAAATCACACGGAAGCCAAAGCCAATGCGACCATGAAAATGGTTATCGTGGCTATGGGAGCCTACTGCATTCTGGGTGGCTTTGTCGTACAGAACTTCAACTCGATTATCCAGACGATGTGGACAATTACGGGCATCAATATGGGCGCTGTCGTTGGAGTATTTCTTCTGGGTATGTTTGTGCCCCGCTGCAATGCCAAGGTGGCGGTGACTGGGATCGCCTTTAGTGTTCTCGCCATGCTGTGGATCATTATCAATGGCCAAATGAACTTCAAGTCCGGCCTGGTAAAGTACGAACCTCTACCGAATGGACTGGACAGGTGCGAGGCAAGGAATTTCCAGGTCATCTTAAATGCCAT AAACAATAACCTGACGAGGATCCCCACCACTCCGATTCCCTCTCTGGAAGCACCTAAGCAGGTGACCACCGCCTTCAATAGCAATCGCGACTTCTCCATCTACGACATTTCCTTCTACTGGTACAAGGTGTTGGGTGCCCTGCTGGTTTTTGTGTGGGCCATCCCTATGAGCTTTGTGTGGCCCTTGGACAAGGACGAGAAGCAGAACCCTAAGCTCTTCTCGCCCTTTGTCCGAAACTGGCTGAACCAGCCAGGTCCCGCGTTCGAGTTGGAGGAGTTGCCTCTGAAGACGCCACTATCCGATGAGCAAATCAAGGACAATGATAAGGGCATTGCAACAGAAGCCTAA
- the LOC128266387 gene encoding tubulin-specific chaperone A, translating to MADPRIRQLVIKSGVVRRLTKEKSCYAKEVIIEQSRMEKFRGEGADEHVLRKQEEVIQECIMMVPDSKRRLQKEFEVLEKYLSDEQDLKETEAYTKAAEILKAAKLELEI from the exons ATGGCAGATCCACGCATCCGACAGCTTGTTATTAAATCGGGAGTCGTCAGGAGGTTGACCAAAGAGAAATCCTGCTATGCAAAAGAAGTTATTATAGAGCAGTCCAGGATGGAAAAGTTCAGGGGCGAGGGTGCAGACGAACATGTGCTGCGAAAGCAGGAGGAAGTCATCCAGGAGTGCATAATGATGGTGCCGGACTCTAAGAGAAG ACTGCAAAAGGAGTTTGAGGTCTTGGAAAAGTACCTCTCTGATGAGCAGGATCTCAAGGAGACGGAGGCATACACTAAGGCCGCTGAAATCTTAAAAGCAGCCAAATTGGAACTGGAGATCTAA